ATGGGCAACGATCATTTCATGTGCTACATCCCGGAGGTCCACGGTCCCGACATCGAACCCATACTCGCCGACTTTCAGCGAGGTCAGCAGGGGGGCTTGAGGCCGCGCACTTTCATCCGGACCTGGTTCGAGAGATCGTACGAAGTTGTCAAGCTGTGGGATCAATGGGGCATTCCCATGAAGTACAACGGCGCGTACGAGTTTGCAGGCCACGGATTCCCCGGCGACGTGCTCACCCATCTCCATTACGCCGGCAAGGAGCAGAAGAAGATTCTGACAAGAGAGGCCGAAAAACGTGGCGCCAAGATTCTTAACAGGATCATGTGCTTCGAGTTGCTACGTTCACATGGGCTGATCGGCGGCGCTGTAGGGGTCAACACACGCGAGGACGAGGTTATTGTCGTAAAGGCAAAGGCGGTTATTATGAGCACCGGTTCTGTGATGCGCCTTTACCCGGCCTCGACGCCTGCGAGAATGTTCAATACGCGCCTCTCTCCCACGTCGGTGGGAGACGGCAGAGCCATGGCCTACAGGGCGGGGGCAGAGCTGGCGAGCATAGAAGTACCGATGCTCAGGTGCGGCCCCAAATATATGGCGAAAGCCGGTAAAGCCACGTGGGCAGGTGTCCTGAGAGATCCAGCGGGCAGACCGGTGGGGCCCTTTGTTGATAAGCCCAACAACAAATACGGTGACCCCGTGGTCGATGTGTACCAGGATATATTTATCGATTACAAGAAGTCCGGCAGGGGACCGATCTACATGGATTGCAACGGGCTTTCAGACGAAGGCCTGGAGTACATGCTCTATTGGCTCAGGCATGAGGCCAATGCGCCGCTGCTCAATAACCTGGATGAGGAAGGGATTGATATCAGGAAGAACCCGGTGGAGTTCACTACGTATGAGTACGAACTATTCCCGAGAGGCGGCATTCTTTACAATGAACGGGCGGAAGCTTCCTTACCAGGGCTGTACGCTGCGGGCGACGAGTTTTTCGGTGGTATCTCCGGCGCAGCGGTCTTTGGATGGATCGCAGGAGAGAGCGCAGCAACCTACATAAAAGGGCGCGGACACATAGGGGATGATGCCATAGGGTCGTCCGTTGATGGAATGAAGGGCCTTGTCAGCTCGCTGAGACAGAGACGGGACGGGCCTGATTGGCAGGAAGCAAACACGTTACTTCAGCAGCTCATGTGGGATTATGCAGGACCGGTGCGCTCCGCAACCTTCCTTGAGGCGGGATATCGTGCGTTGCTGAAGCTACGACAGAAGGCCTA
The sequence above is drawn from the Syntrophorhabdales bacterium genome and encodes:
- a CDS encoding FAD-binding protein, whose translation is MGKIEFKERHIETDVLCIGGGIAGLMGAIRAADGGAEVIVAEKSNVLYSGSGGMGNDHFMCYIPEVHGPDIEPILADFQRGQQGGLRPRTFIRTWFERSYEVVKLWDQWGIPMKYNGAYEFAGHGFPGDVLTHLHYAGKEQKKILTREAEKRGAKILNRIMCFELLRSHGLIGGAVGVNTREDEVIVVKAKAVIMSTGSVMRLYPASTPARMFNTRLSPTSVGDGRAMAYRAGAELASIEVPMLRCGPKYMAKAGKATWAGVLRDPAGRPVGPFVDKPNNKYGDPVVDVYQDIFIDYKKSGRGPIYMDCNGLSDEGLEYMLYWLRHEANAPLLNNLDEEGIDIRKNPVEFTTYEYELFPRGGILYNERAEASLPGLYAAGDEFFGGISGAAVFGWIAGESAATYIKGRGHIGDDAIGSSVDGMKGLVSSLRQRRDGPDWQEANTLLQQLMWDYAGPVRSATFLEAGYRALLKLRQKAYGSMMACNPHELTRALEVLNLIEIGELTFLAASERKETRGKHNRVDYPFTNPLLEKLLVVKKVDGKPVMEWRTIRK